In Colwellia sp. PAMC 20917, a single genomic region encodes these proteins:
- a CDS encoding type I secretion system permease/ATPase: MQSTVQQSTQWTINASQKLSSDPLLDSLVLITEHYGNPCSPEALAAGLPLTGANLTPELLPQAASRAGLSAKLVRKGLNELPSMLLPCILMLKDKKALVLQELDIEKNIATVSLPETGGEEQLTIEELESSFVGYLFLIKQQYRGDRNFDVHLNSSKEHWLWQKIKNTSSIYRDVIIASVMINIFALVSPLFVMNIYDKVIPNLAFESLWVLAIGAGVAYIFDFILKQLRGYLIDVAGKKIDIEVSSKLFAKVIGIPLEKRSPSVGGMAKQLSEFDSVREFLSSATISALVDLPFAVLFMFCIWLVAGDLVMFPIIASILIIGYTLLNQSKLRKAIEESNKFSGLRHGHLIECLSALESIKANGAEGVVQRAWQQMVGHTSTWLLKSKMITNSVLNFASFIVQISVVAVVVLGVYRVSENLISMGGIIAAVMLTGRAISPIAKLAGLMTRSNQTLSALKQLDTLMEQEGEFEDKAHLVSRTKLSGNINAENISFKYPNAESDSLQPMSVKINQGERIAIVGHNGSGKTTLAKLLLGLYQPSKGSIQFDGLNHRQIHPSDLRKNIGYLPQDIVLFHGTIRDNILFGTRQVTEYQLIRAVQLSGVSAFTDHNSQGLDQQVGESGSALSRGQRQSIVLARAILNSPQILLLDEPTASLDARAEKKFIEAINATAKDRTMLLITHKMDLLKLVDRILVLDKGKLIIDGPKDKVLAQLKGENLNQEANL; encoded by the coding sequence GTGCAATCAACAGTGCAACAGTCAACTCAATGGACAATTAACGCTTCACAAAAGTTAAGTTCAGACCCTCTGTTAGACAGTTTAGTGCTTATAACAGAGCATTATGGTAACCCGTGCTCTCCTGAAGCGCTTGCGGCTGGTTTACCACTTACTGGTGCTAATCTTACACCCGAGCTGTTACCTCAAGCAGCATCTCGCGCAGGGTTAAGTGCAAAATTAGTGCGTAAAGGCTTAAATGAATTACCCTCAATGTTGTTACCTTGTATTTTGATGCTGAAAGATAAAAAAGCCTTAGTATTACAAGAACTAGATATTGAAAAAAATATAGCAACAGTTTCTTTACCTGAAACTGGCGGTGAAGAACAGCTAACTATTGAGGAATTAGAATCGAGTTTTGTTGGCTATTTATTTTTAATAAAGCAGCAATATCGCGGTGATAGAAATTTCGATGTTCATCTTAATAGTTCAAAAGAACATTGGTTATGGCAGAAAATTAAGAATACTTCATCGATATATCGAGATGTGATTATTGCATCAGTAATGATCAATATTTTTGCTCTGGTATCACCACTTTTTGTGATGAATATTTATGACAAAGTGATACCTAATCTCGCTTTCGAATCACTTTGGGTACTAGCCATTGGTGCCGGTGTCGCTTATATCTTTGATTTTATTTTAAAACAACTTCGTGGTTATCTAATTGATGTTGCGGGCAAGAAAATTGATATTGAAGTTTCTTCAAAACTATTTGCTAAAGTAATTGGTATACCGCTTGAAAAACGCTCCCCAAGTGTCGGTGGAATGGCAAAGCAGCTGAGTGAATTTGACAGTGTCAGAGAGTTTTTGTCTTCTGCGACAATAAGTGCCTTAGTTGACTTACCTTTTGCTGTGCTTTTTATGTTTTGTATTTGGCTTGTTGCAGGAGACTTAGTGATGTTTCCAATTATTGCCTCAATACTTATCATTGGCTACACCTTGTTAAATCAATCTAAACTTCGTAAAGCGATAGAAGAAAGTAATAAGTTTTCGGGTTTACGCCATGGACATCTGATCGAGTGTTTAAGCGCTTTAGAATCTATTAAAGCTAATGGCGCCGAAGGTGTTGTGCAAAGAGCATGGCAGCAAATGGTTGGTCATACCTCGACCTGGTTACTTAAATCTAAAATGATCACTAATTCGGTGTTAAATTTTGCGAGTTTTATTGTACAAATATCAGTAGTCGCCGTTGTAGTGTTAGGTGTCTATCGAGTATCCGAAAATTTAATCTCTATGGGGGGAATTATAGCGGCTGTTATGTTAACCGGTCGTGCTATATCTCCTATTGCTAAGCTTGCTGGCCTAATGACGCGCTCTAATCAAACCTTAAGTGCTTTGAAACAACTTGATACTTTAATGGAGCAAGAAGGCGAATTTGAAGACAAAGCTCATTTGGTAAGTCGGACAAAACTCAGTGGCAATATAAATGCTGAAAATATCAGTTTTAAGTACCCTAATGCAGAAAGCGACTCTTTGCAGCCAATGTCAGTAAAAATTAATCAAGGAGAAAGAATTGCCATTGTTGGTCATAATGGTTCGGGTAAAACAACGCTAGCTAAATTACTATTAGGTCTTTATCAGCCAAGCAAGGGTAGCATTCAATTTGATGGTTTAAATCACCGGCAAATTCATCCTAGCGATTTGCGAAAAAACATTGGCTATTTACCACAAGATATTGTCTTATTTCATGGTACCATCCGCGACAACATCCTCTTCGGTACTCGTCAAGTTACTGAATATCAACTTATTAGAGCGGTTCAACTGTCTGGTGTCAGTGCTTTTACCGATCATAATAGTCAAGGCCTTGACCAACAAGTGGGGGAAAGTGGTAGTGCATTATCACGTGGCCAGAGACAGTCAATTGTTTTAGCCAGAGCGATATTAAATTCACCTCAAATATTACTGTTAGATGAGCCAACCGCGAGTCTTGATGCTCGTGCTGAAAAGAAGTTTATTGAAGCAATCAATGCAACGGCAAAAGATCGCACTATGTTATTAATTACCCATAAAATGGATTTATTAAAATTGGTTGACCGCATTCTTGTTTTAGATAAAGGTAAATTGATTATTGACGGTCCAAAAGATAAAGTATTAGCGCAACTCAAAGGCGAAAATTTAAATCAAGAGGCGAACTTATGA